A region of the Silene latifolia isolate original U9 population unplaced genomic scaffold, ASM4854445v1 scaffold_647, whole genome shotgun sequence genome:
CCAGATGTATCAATCAGTTTTGACAACCAACCTGACATTAGACTTGGCTACAACCTCTTGGAAGGTGTAATACCCACATTTCTAAGGAACACCGTGTCCATTCTATACTTAAACAACAAGCAAGTTTTCGAAAGGCCTTACTCCTTTCTTGTGCCCACATACACAGACGCCTCTTTTCGATCTTGACCTATCAAGCAACTTCTTTTCAGAAGAGTTTCCGGACTGTTGGAACTATTTCGATAAATTAAATAACCTTCATTTAGAGAACAATAGTCTTTGGGGAAAGTTACCGACTTCTATAGGTGAGTTAAACCTTGGTGGTCTACACTTAAGCAACAATAATCTATCGGGTGAACTACCGGCGTCCTTGGTGAATTGCACGTCATTGCTAATTCTTGACCTTGCAAATAACTCATTTACTGGTCGCATACCCTCTGACATTGGGCATAATCTCGGATTTCTCGTAATTCTTAACCTACAAAGTAATCGCTTCGTTGGGGTTCTACCTACAAGCTTTTGTGATCTTTATAACCTCCAATTCTTGGACCTTTCCGACAACTACATCTCTGGAACCATTCCAAGATGTATATACAAGCTGGTAAGCATGACTCACACAGATGATGAGTCCATTGAAAGTTTGGGGCCGTATACAGACGGATATTCTTCCGATTATGAAAGCTTTACGTGGAAAAATAATGAACAAACATTTGCTGGTTTCAATTCGTTAATGTTACTAAAAGGCATTGATATTTCCAACAATAAGCTAGAAGGCGAGATTCCAGAAGGCATATCAAGTCTTGTTGGTTTGAAATTCTTAAATCTATCGAGAAACAATCTTACTGGTCCTATTATGTCAAAAATAGGCCAGTTGACGTCTTTGGAATCTCTTGATTTATCAAATAACCATCTCTCTGGTGAAATTCCTCTAAGCTTAACTCAAATTAGTGGTCTATCGGCCTTCGACATTTCCAACAATAGCTTGACAGGGGAGATCCCCATTGGCACACAATTACAAGGTTTTGATGCTTCATCATATATGGGAAATCCCGGACTTTGTGGAGCACCGCTTTCTAAATGCACCGGAGATGAAGCACCTGCCATCACACAAATTGGAGAT
Encoded here:
- the LOC141639959 gene encoding receptor-like protein EIX2 — encoded protein: MDIHFVREKVERGEVRVLHISSRYQIADISTRGLPLVLFVDFRDSLNLANLNLRKYQSQLQVLDIIQSFSKCPHKALLSLRLSGNQVWGSIPDNIGAFSSLRELDVDDNQLNGTINESLGKLTMLETLDLSSNNLHGTISQSLWKLTMLETLDLSSNYLNGIITTAHLSNFSKLLLLDLSKNTEIVVNISANWIPPFQMYTLVLGSCKIGPYFPMWVTTQKNLSWLDISNASISGTIPISFWNSSVCLGIRYLDMSRNMFNGTIPDVSISFDNQPDIRLGYNLLEENNSLWGKLPTSIGELNLGGLHLSNNNLSGELPASLVNCTSLLILDLANNSFTGRIPSDIGHNLGFLVILNLQSNRFVGVLPTSFCDLYNLQFLDLSDNYISGTIPRCIYKLVSMTHTDDESIESLGPYTDGYSSDYESFTWKNNEQTFAGFNSLMLLKGIDISNNKLEGEIPEGISSLVGLKFLNLSRNNLTGPIMSKIGQLTSLESLDLSNNHLSGEIPLSLTQISGLSAFDISNNSLTGEIPIGTQLQGFDASSYMGNPGLCGAPLSKCTGDEAPAITQIGDVKQDTNDDFMLGL